The genomic DNA CTTGTAGCCGCCGAACGCCGCATGGGCGGGATAGGCGTGGTAGCAGTTGGTCCATACCCGGCCCGCCTGAATGCCCCGGCCCATGCGATAGGCGCGGCTGCCGTCGCGGGTCCATACGCCCGCGCCCAGGCCGTAGAGCGTGTCGTTGGCGATGGCGAGCGCTTCGGCTTCATCCTTGAAGGTGGTGACGGCCAGCACGGGACCGAAAATCTCCTCCTGGAAGATGCGCATCTTGTTGTGGCCCTTCAGCACGGTCGGGGTCACATAATAGCCATCGGCCAGTTCGCCCTCCAGGCTGGCGCGCGCGCCGCCGGTCAGCAGCTCCGCGCCTTCATTGAGGCCGATCTCGATATAGGAAAGGATCTTTTCCAACTGGTCGTTCGACGCCTGCGCGCCGATCATGGTCGACGGATCGAGCGGGCTGCCCTGATTGATCGCCTTCACCCGCGCGATGGCGCGTTCGATGAACTTTTCATAGATGGATTCCTGGATCAGCGCGCGGCTGGGACAGGTGCAGACCTCGCCCTGATTGAGCGCGAACATCGCAAAGCCTTCCAGGCATTTGTCGAAATAGTCATCGTCGGCGTCCATGACATCCGCGAAGAAGATGTTGGGCGACTTGCCCCCCAGTTCCAGCGTGACGGGGATGAGGTTTTCCGACGCATATTGCATGATCAGGCGACCGGTCGTCGTTTCGCCGGTGAAGGCGATCTTGCTGATCCGCTTGTTGCTGGCGAGCGGCTTGCCCGCTTCGACGCCGAAGCCGTTGACGACGTTCAGCACGCCGGCCG from Sphingobium sp. CAP-1 includes the following:
- the adh gene encoding aldehyde dehydrogenase, with translation MLQQVMERFAGKTLIRDQYDNYIGGEWVAPVQGDYFDNVSPVTGQVVGRIARGTAADIELALDAAHKAKDAWGRTSSTERSNILLRIADRMEANLDLIAMAETIDNGKPIRETTHADIPLAIDHFRYFAGCVRAQEGSISEIDHDTIAYHFHEPLGVVGQIIPWNFPILMAVWKLAPALAAGNCIVLKPAEQTPMSILVLLEVIGDLLPAGVLNVVNGFGVEAGKPLASNKRISKIAFTGETTTGRLIMQYASENLIPVTLELGGKSPNIFFADVMDADDDYFDKCLEGFAMFALNQGEVCTCPSRALIQESIYEKFIERAIARVKAINQGSPLDPSTMIGAQASNDQLEKILSYIEIGLNEGAELLTGGARASLEGELADGYYVTPTVLKGHNKMRIFQEEIFGPVLAVTTFKDEAEALAIANDTLYGLGAGVWTRDGSRAYRMGRGIQAGRVWTNCYHAYPAHAAFGGYKQSGIGRENHKMMLDHYQQTKNLLVSYSPKALGFF